DNA sequence from the Candidatus Terasakiella magnetica genome:
ATGATTACAGTTGAACTTAATTTCATGTACTTTAATTCTTCATCTGCCCGACGTATCATGCACATGCTGTTTAAACTGGATGAGATTGCTGAAAATAAAACAGTAAACATCTTTTGGGGCGTTCGTGAAGACGATGAAAGCATGGAAGAAATGGGCGAAGAGTTTGGAGAAGAAGTAGATAATGCAAACTTTGAAATTAAACAT
Encoded proteins:
- a CDS encoding DUF1987 domain-containing protein, whose translation is MENFVIEATDNIPSVDIDFSTGKVTIEGEAYSEEAAELFSQIEDKIDTLVSNDQCSMITVELNFMYFNSSSARRIMHMLFKLDEIAENKTVNIFWGVREDDESMEEMGEEFGEEVDNANFEIKHLGSS